GATCCAGTTCCTTTCAGCAAGCCAGAACTACAAGTGGTTAGTGTAACAGTCTCTCCTGGATGACATAGACCAGCTACCATTCCTTCCATAATGCACCAGAAGTTCCTGCAGCCAATGCACTTCAAATAAGCCCAACCCCTCCAGATAAAACAAACCCCGTATTATTGAGGCACATATGTGGTGTGTATAGCAACACATTACTTCCAGTTGTTCATCAGGAATATTGACAAGACCTAGATTATCCAGCTATTATAGATAGGACTCTTGACACCAGAAGTTGAATGCGAAGTATAGAATGTAAGAATGTATCATTTCTCAAAGCAGGACATCTGGCTTCACAGTGCTGGCATTAGCATCAACAGAACTCCAGCCATCCCCTCACCTTTTCCTGACAGATTCTGATAAATTGTAGGTTCCAGAAgggacctgcagcagcagctggccagGGCTACTAAAACGCGATGTGTTTATGCTCTCTGGACTGCCCGTAACTGGACCACGTACTTtactctgaaagaaaacagcagattCAGACTGCGATCATTTCCACCAACCAGGAATGCAAGAGAGCCTAGAAATTGGCCTCAATCCTAATTTaaatcagtagaaaaaaattACTACAGGACATACTAAGCTTACTATTAATTATTTCAGTTATCTGGGTACAGTTGAACTGGAGTTTTAATTTTACTTACACAAGCAATTTTCAATAAGTTCCACAGTTCTTTCTGTCGTTTCTCCTGAAGCCTAACAACTGTTTCCTCATCTTCATTCATCAGATTCATCACTTTCTCCACTCTGGGGAACAATTCCAGTGCCTTCTGCTTGCAAACAAcagttttactttaaaaaaaaaaaaaaaaaaaaaaaaaaaaagattacacaTTGGCAACTGCGGTAGGGAAACTTTTCTGAAGTTTCTTATCCCctgtaacactttgttttttaaacctctAGAACAGAACCTCTTGCTGAAAATGTTGTCTCTCAACTGCCAATAAAAGCTTAGTCTACAAAGCTCACCTGAGTTGAGCATAAATGACACGgacttttttttcaaaggtCTGGATTGCCTGTAGAAGCAGTCGTACTATTTCTTGGCTGTCACCACTTGTCCTCTGATCTGGAATAGTCAGAGTATTACACAGAAAAGTAAGCTTTtaagacagagcaagaagctttTTAATGGTTTGTTTCCACCACTTCTTCCATCCTGAAACATCCCAGAAGTTCAGGGCATGCATGTTTGAGAGGAATGAAACGCACTGTGTTTTAGCCACCTTCTTCAAATAGATGAGAATTGGAAAGCAGAGTTGAGAGAGTGGGTTTACTGCCTTGGGGCTGTATAATTGCTCAAAGGAACAGTTGTCTTTCATGCTTCCCACAGAGAAATAGAAGCACCAGCATACACTTGCAGTAACAGCTTGCTCTGAGAAGTGTTCAGAAGACTTTCAAGAAAAGGCATTCAGAAGGCATCAAGAAAGCAAGGCCGGCCTGGTTTAAAATTGATTCCCTAACTCTCCTTTCCAAAAAAGCCAAGTCCAGAAGAGTGCACATACAGCTAGCATAAAGGCAGGCCTAGAATGTAGAGAAAGTTTTCTCAATGCAGATTACAGCACCTCCAAAGTAACTACCCACACAAAGCAAGCTGACCTTGACCTAAAGCGTCATTTACCTCTTGGCTTTTCTCTCAGTCTCCGGTACAGCTCTCTGGCTTGTTCTTctctagaagaaaaagacacaGAACACAAAGAATTTCTCTAGAACTTAAATTATGAACAAGTAACTCAAGAACTCAAATCTTTCATACATTATTTTAGATCAACAGGGAAGGagtcaaaattttttttttctagtgtcaAAGTCCTGCAAGTCCCTCATAATTTGGGCTGAGGAGATAACAGTTTTGTTGTCCTCCAGTGAAATAGGAGCTAAATTTAGCTAGCAACACTCTTAAATCTGAAATTCAAGATAGTTCAACTCACAAATCCTCCAGTATTCCTCCTTGTTTACGACCTAGTGGGCTTCTCTGAAGGTCCACAATGTCTGTCTGCAGAGCCATCATTTTCTTCACTAGCTGATCCACATCATCCTCCTGAAAGCAGGGCAGAACATAAGCAGAGGGGCAGACTTATACTAAGAGATGGCTACCACTCACTGACTATTCCTTTCATTCACATTTCTGAACATGCCAGCAAGATGCTAACAACAACCACAAAGACAAACGAGAACATGAGGGACTTTACATCAAGGAAATAAATTAGCTTTGTGCTCTGGTATAAAGCACTTTCTAAgatttttttgatgaaaaatttGATCTGTGATGAAGAGCCATTGAAAGGTCATACTTCATAACAAATGTGCTGCTGGTTCACAGGCTGTCatgcttcctgctgctttgctgctccAGATCTCTCTCATCCTACCCATCATAGTGtttcccctcctcccacagtGCACAGCCACATCCAGTACTTGGTATCCCAAGTTGTGCTTTCCACCTAAACTTTTTCACATGCAGAGGCAGAAGCTGCCACTTGTCAGACTTCTGTCACTCTGAATCCACCATCTAGAAGACGACCAAGTGTTGGCACAGAGTAAGATGCTGACTAGTCACCTTTCACTCCTCATCTGGGACAGATGATCCTTGGCCATACTTACAGAGTTACACTCTCGTGTCAAAAGCTTTAATGTTATTGGAAGCAGGTGCACAGCGTGCACTGATAATGGGAAATTGCTGCCTTTTCAAAAAGACTGATGCTTGCCTTTTAAAGTCTTGTGTTCATCCATCTAATCATTTGCTTTCCCAATCAGTTTAACCTACTACTCCAGACCTCCTCTTTTCAACTATCCTGCTGCAACTCTCCTGCCTACAGGATTCATTAGCCAGACATGGGAGCACAACCAAGATCTCCTCTCACACTCCCCAAGCGTACAAACACTGGTAAGGGAAAGAAATGATGTAACCCAAACCAAAGCACTGTGATGTATGGAATCATCTCAGACACAGTAAGTCTCTAAGGGAagacaaaggaaggaaaagaatgtttattttttcctcaggatAAATAATTAAGATTCAGATACGTACTCGTCCACAAAGTTCCACAGCTTGCTCCATCTCTTTCCAGGCAAACAGCAGCTTCTCAGaagctaaaggaaaaaaagagcaattgcTTTTCTCAGATTCATACAGGGAAAGTTACGATATGGTGAAAGGCGGAAGAGACCTCTCTTTGCCAGATGCTATACTCACTAATTCCAAATTCAATCTGCTCTTTATACTTCTCCAGATCAATCTGGATGCTTGTTTTAAAGAAGTCCAgttttgctttcagctgctgGGAAAGGGAGGCCATAGAATTCTTCATCTTCGAAAGAGTACTATTATACCGCAACAGATTCATCCTGTGTGGACAAGAAAAGGTCCTATCATCCTCCTGAACTGTAAACACAGACCTACACTTATATCAAAAGCAGATACTGTAGAGTGTAGCACCAGGCACAGAAGTATGTGTGTCAGTGAAAAGCTGAGAGTTGTGTCCTCTAACTGTTAACAGGTCTGCTCTTGGCCTTCCCTGGTCTATCACTGTCCCATTCCGTTCCCTTTTACCAAGGAGCAAAAACATAGGTAAGTATTCTAGAGAGACTACCACCATACATGGCTGCTCGCTGCCCCTGCTGCAGACGGTTGCAATCCTCTTTCAGCATCCGGATTGTATGCCAGATCTGACCCCACACTTTCCGCAACTGGAAAAAGTGCAGTATCTTCTTTGGATCCTGAACTGGAAACAGAGGGGAGAGGGGGCAGAAAAGGGAAACGTATGTATTAGCATAAAGCTTAAAAGCAGTGCTATCACATAAAACATACTCAAACATCACTTCTTTGAACAATATGTAGCCCAGACCCTACCCCTTGCAAAGTCTACAGCTGGCTATCCCGTATGCAGCTTCCCCAGTATCTcaaatccttcctttcctcAGTTATTCTGAGGAACTGAACTAATGCTATGACAGGCTGTTTCAGTGCTTCTCCAGTCCCAAGATACAAAAGCTCTCTCTACTCTTTGCACACGACACAGACCACAGAACAAAGGTAGCCATCTCAGTGTGGACAACCTCTCACATTCATACTAGAGAAAGTCCTTACGGATGCAGTCAACACTTTCTGGATGCGGTCGCAAGGCAACCTGAGCTTCATAGGTAACTTTCTGGTTAtcgaagaggaagaggagatcTGCATCTGCAGCATCATTCAcctgcagaaaacagaagaccCAACTGAGTTCTCTAAGAAACAGCAAGTCTCAGTAGCACTGGGAATGGAATGCTTCTCCTCACCCAAGGACTGCTCACCAAAGGAAACAGGGTGCTGTCAAGTGGTTGCTGTGACAAAAGCCTGCTAAAACAGCAGGGAGTGCTGCACCCCCAAAGCAACATCAGTGCTTGCTGAGTCAGTGAAAAGCAAGGAAGGGGAACATTCATGCTCACCTTGCTATCAGCTATATGCTTAGTGGCCAGCTTCTGAGAAAACAATGCAAGTCCAGCCTCTTGCAGGAGCTCCTGGTCCTGTTCTGGGATTCCAGTATCTGACTCAATCCTGGCTTTCACGGTCTGCAGAGTGTCCTCCTCCGTCACAGGGTAGGTGTGCACCGTTCCCGTAACCATGTTCAAAACATGCAGCAACTACAAGAGGAATAATGTGACATGAGAAGGGCTGAAGATACATAGGTCATGTTTGAGCAGAGATCCCAGGACCAAGACACCAAATCCTGATAAACTGTTTCAAAGCACATGCACAGCTCAAGAAGTCACTCATCAGCTGGAAGAGAGGTCACATGGTAATTATGCAGCTACAGCACCAGAATACGGAACCAAGCACATAACAGAAGCTATTTTCTACTCCCAACAAGCTCAAGGAGCATTCATCCTCCAATAAGCAAGAGGAAAGCACGTGCCATTAGCTGTCAGGAGACAGCTAAATAAGATTCTGTGTTGCTCCTCCCCCTATGACTTAGCACTCTTCTCTCATGGGCTAGCAGCAACTGATCTCTGCAAAACTTTTCAAGGTAAGCCAGGTCCATCGCTCACCTTCAAATTCAAGATGTCATCCAGAGCTTTGAAACACCCATTGGGTCCATACACAGGATCTGTACCTCTCTGCCGCGGGTGCCACATTAACATGAGTTGCAGCCATTTCTCCAGTCTCGCAGCCAAAACACTGAAGGACCGAAACATGAATGGGATCAGAGGAGACGAAGTACATTTGCAGTCACCATATTGACTGGTCTCTGCAGAAGGACTGAAAtagttcttcttctttttttttttttttttttaaatctcaaacGTGCTATTTAGAAGGCAGAAACAGAGACTCATCTACACAATGTCAGTCTGACAATGGACACAAGCACTGAGTGATGTACCGAACTTATTCGCTGACATAAGGCATATAATACAAAGCTGGTCCATTCACAGAATAAATAGCTCATCTTGGCATGGCACAACGGATTCCTAGTCCTTACCTGTTAAGATTATTTGGGCAGGGTAAACTGCTAGAAAATCTGACTTCTCCAGATAAGTCTTCTGAAACAACAATATCCAGCTCACTCTTCTGTCGCACTTTTGTATGCCTAATGAATTCAAGCAAGTACAATGGTGAAATCATCACTTGCCTTTCCCAGCATACATGTTAATATTCTCTTACAGTTACTCTTGACAGATACTGCTTTGGTTTCTTCTACCTCCCACACAGAAGTCAGTCCTGATCCCAGAGAGAAATTAAAGGAATGCTGAACTTGCTCAAGTTATTCAAACTCCAGTAAAGGGAGCCATTCTCCATAAGGGCAAGGAACATGGGGATACTACCCTAAGAATCAAGGGACCACACCTCTGCTTCCCACAGACAGGACAGTGGCACTGCATGCACTCTTCTTATCACCTGGCCCCAGGTCACTCACCATTGCACTGGCTGCCAGTTGGGCAGGAATGGTCTGAAGCCTGTGATGCACTCAAAGGCCAGTGTGCCAAAGCTCCAGTAATCCACTGTCACCGTATACTTCTGCTGTTCCAGCAGTTCTGGAGCCTGAGGCAGTTTACACAAGTATAAGACAAAGCCACCCATCTCTCAGCTCTCCCCACCCCTTAAGAGCTCATTAACACTTCTTTTACATTAAAGACCATGCTGAAAGCTCTGCACCCCAAATGCACCCCATGCCAGAACAACTACTTCATCCCAGCCCCAAGCCAGATTACACTGTTAACTCTGTCCCACAACAAAGTGGGAGCTGATCTTCTAGCTGAATTCCTTCCTTACCAAGTACTGCAGTGTCCCAACAAAGGATGTGCATAGGCTGCCCTGATCCAACTCCTTAGCATAACCAAGGTCAATGATTTTGTGTATTAactgaaacacaaaacagagaatAAGGACACTAGagtaaagtttttgtttgtttgttcgtttttaaAGTACACCacacagcagagaaagaaaaaaaggttcagCTCTTCAAAGGTATGCAGGAAAGGTGCCAGTGAAAAGATGAAAGTAAAAATGGGAAGCTCCTGTAGATTCCTAAAACCAAAAGGTATGTAAAATTGTCGTTGGCTTTATATGGACATAGCTGGAAACATTACTTGTAATTCAGATCTTTACCCAATAGCTAAGGTCAGGTTCTTTCCTTAGTAGCTGAATGTCATACTGCCAGGTGTTAAGAGAAGTCTAACTCAGCCACGCACAAAATACTGCTCAACTGACACACAGATCTGAGCCAGCTGTTACCCTATGTCACTCTTGCAGAGTGACCACTTCAACTGCAGCAAGCACATCCACATCTTCCTCTTACTTTACATTGTCTGTGCAGGCTGAGACACCAGGTTCCTGCTTACCCTTTGCTCTCCTTGCTGCAGCACAATGTTCTCTGGTTTCAAGTCTCTGTGGATGATCCTGTTCTCATGAAGGTACCTGAGAGCAGACGCTGAGACACAGAAAGAACCACTTTTAAGAATGCAACTAACACTATCTAGCATGAGCTCAGTAAACTTTCATTTCTATGTGATGTAAGCATTGCTTTTGAGTCAAATCTTGCACAATCAACAAGATCATTGACTGAACAATGAAATGCCATGTTCAAGAGGAAAGCTTGACATCAAACTCTTCTGGACACAGATTTGTTCTCTTGGCAGATACATTTTTGAAGTTAAAGTAGATTCACTTCTCTTCAAGTCTCTCCCTTCCCATGTACTGAAGgttaaaaaacataataaaagctGTGCAGAAGTAAAATATATCTAGTCACTAGAAGAGTGTCTGTATCTTCAACAGTCTTAACCTAGGATCCAAAAGGTGCTCTGCCCAACACTTTCTGTCCTATCCTGTCCACAAAGCATTCTTCTCCCCACTTCACCTTCAAAACTCCTCAAAAATTTATGTTTATGTCCTACTCAGGACCAATGTGACATCACAACTAGTAGGTTGACGAATTCCATCTATACTaggaagaccaaaaaaaaaaaaaaaaaactcatcttAAGAATACAAAGCGAGAAAAAATGCCCTCTATTTCTTTGTACTTGCTCGAAGTAATACTTtaagatatttcattttttcggaataAAAAAGCACGTTgctagaaaaaacaaaaacttagtAATATTTACGGTTCCAGAGGGCTTTTCAGCTGTGACTAAAACTTGTGCCAAAGGGACTCACTTTTTGATCTCCAAGTCTTAGTGTCCCTTCTGACTGCATTCCCAGACTGAGCTCTCCTGTTCAGCATGAAATGATTCAGCTAGACTTTCAGGAGTAATCAATAATATAATATTCTTCTAAAGGTCAGTAACCCTAGAAAGACCAACTATGCTTGCACTGTAAGGGATCTGTAAAACAAGTTATATCGACTGTTGGAAACATTTCTGATCAACTACAGTTCAGGTTGTACAAGTGGAGATTTAGATCTGTCCCTCTTCCTAAGCACAAACAGGCATAGGAACACAAGCTTCACTCTAAACACGATCCACCATTGCCTCCAGTCAGCCCTCTGTATCATTTCCTGGTGGTTCAGAAGTGAAATGATCAGACAGCAGAGTACAAATGCTTTGTGAACACAAAGGATGGGAGATTCTGCCTAACAGTCGTATCCACAGTAGAAGTAATGACAAATGCACGTTTCTTCTCTTGCCACAAGCTCACCTTCTAATCATGCACCTGCCccaaaaacagttttcaataACTTCTCTACAAACCCCGATCATCTATCCagttttgcctcagctttgactCAGTAAGATCTTGGTGTAGTCTAAACAAAAATCTCAGTCCCAAAAATCTCTAGACAGCTCTCTCAGTAACCTTTGCAGTcatctttttattattcttttttgtcTAAAATTCCACATAGTGTTTGCCCAAATGCTAATGGAAACCCACTTATAACAAACACTGAAGTGCTGGTCATTGGCTGTTGAGCTGAGTGGAGACTGATAGAACAAAAACTAAAGGCTGGCTCTCTTAAAAGGAGAATTGGCAAAGCAAAACAGGCAACAACTATACTGCTTAAGGGGTCTTATCTAACATAAGAGTTCAACAGGTCACTGCTGCAGTAGTGACCCCTTTGAAGTGCCCCCTTGAAGGGGCTTCCAGGGTTCAGACTACTGAAAATCAGCTACCACTTACCAATATCAGATAATAAGATGAGAATCGCTTCCTCCCGCAGGCCACAGCAATTCTCCAGCTGATTCAggtactgaaagaaaacaacacagaatATAGTCTCTCCATCCTGTATCCTGAGGAAGGATGTCAGTCCCACAAGCTCTCACGAACGCAAGAAGCTCCCGAAACAGCAATGATATTTTCTACGGGCACAGAACTTCGTGGAACTGGGACCTCTGGTAGTAATAATTACAGCTTTAGGCCTTAGCATATCCGTGAGATAAGAAAGAGTGGGTGGAAAAAGTCAGCATAATGGCCGCCCTCTTCCTTCTACTTGCTGTGTCCTACAACATAGCCATTTCCCCTGGGCCTGGCTACATCAGCTCTGAAGTCAGATATAAGTTCTGGGTTTCATCTATGGGCACATTATAGCAAAGGTTAGAAAAACAGTAAGATTAGAATTAAAACATGggtcttattttctttttttttttcctccatctaTGACAGAAAGGGGTTTATCACTGTCAAGAAGGATACTACCCACAGGAAGGCCCGGCCCTTTGATGGTCCTGGCCATACTCACATCCTGTAGCACATCCCTCATGCGTACCCTCATCCTCTACATGCAAAATCCTTGCACTGTCCTTTGCAGCCAAAGAAACGCAGAAAGTTTCAGAAAGCActgaagttttcagaagcagaacTTTATCAAGGACCAATCTGTCAGACCTTGTTGGTGCCATATTAACAATTAGGAAGCTTCAAGatgtgaaaatacatttttacaggGTTGGTTCTGAAGAGAAACCCCTAGGCTCCATCTTGCCAAGAAGCTGATTCATGCTTTTTCCACTGTCACCATCACCATGCCAGTGACCTCACCTTGCGGAGGTCTCCGCCTTGGCAGTACTCCATAGCCAGCAATGGCAGGTCATTGGGTGCAAGCTTCTGCATTCCCTCGGGAACATCGCGGGCAGCCACCACGTTGGGATGGTTCAGCCTGAGGAATGGAAGTGAGACAAGTACAGGTGATCACCAGAACCAAGGCAAACACTTTCTGCAAGAGCTACGCAGTCTCACATATTCACAGTCACCACGTGAAGTCCTACAGGGATACGAATCCCTCGAGAAGCTGAAATACTGAATTTTACTGCTCTACAATTCATCCATCCTTCGTGGACCCGGAGACTCATCCCAATTCCTTGCTTCCCGCGTGCAAGCTGTGCTTTCTCTCAACGGAAACACACGGGAGATCTGCTTGGAAGCTACAGGACGACACCCTGCTGATCCGAGCCGTCCGACACCGGCTGCTGCCATTCCCCGGACGAGCCCCGAGCCGGAGCCGTGCCGCCCCACGCGAGCGGCCCAGCCCcgaggcagagcaggagcgcTGTGCTCCGCGGAGCGGCGGCAGCGCAGCACCGAAGACGGCGGCGGGACGGCCGCAGGAGGAAGCCCCCGAGTCCGAGGAACGCcggaacccccccccccgcgccggGACTCGAGA
This genomic stretch from Anas platyrhynchos isolate ZD024472 breed Pekin duck chromosome 23, IASCAAS_PekinDuck_T2T, whole genome shotgun sequence harbors:
- the IKBKB gene encoding inhibitor of nuclear factor kappa-B kinase subunit beta isoform X2, producing MSRPPALQAQTCGPWEMKERLGTGGFGNVIRWHNKESGEQLAIKQCRQELSPRNRERWALEIQIMKRLNHPNVVAARDVPEGMQKLAPNDLPLLAMEYCQGGDLRKYLNQLENCCGLREEAILILLSDIASALRYLHENRIIHRDLKPENIVLQQGEQRLIHKIIDLGYAKELDQGSLCTSFVGTLQYLAPELLEQQKYTVTVDYWSFGTLAFECITGFRPFLPNWQPVQWHTKVRQKSELDIVVSEDLSGEVRFSSSLPCPNNLNSVLAARLEKWLQLMLMWHPRQRGTDPVYGPNGCFKALDDILNLKLLHVLNMVTGTVHTYPVTEEDTLQTVKARIESDTGIPEQDQELLQEAGLALFSQKLATKHIADSKVNDAADADLLFLFDNQKVTYEAQVALRPHPESVDCILQDPKKILHFFQLRKVWGQIWHTIRMLKEDCNRLQQGQRAAMMNLLRYNSTLSKMKNSMASLSQQLKAKLDFFKTSIQIDLEKYKEQIEFGITSEKLLFAWKEMEQAVELCGREDDVDQLVKKMMALQTDIVDLQRSPLGRKQGGILEDLEEQARELYRRLREKPRDQRTSGDSQEIVRLLLQAIQTFEKKVRVIYAQLSKTVVCKQKALELFPRVEKVMNLMNEDEETVVRLQEKRQKELWNLLKIACSKVRGPVTGSPESINTSRFSSPGQLLLQVPSGTYNLSESVRKSEELLLESQKLSSQLENVMHDTMKDQEQSFMALDWSWLQLQVEERNSPEQTQM
- the IKBKB gene encoding inhibitor of nuclear factor kappa-B kinase subunit beta isoform X1, with amino-acid sequence MQKLAPNDLPLLAMEYCQGGDLRKYLNQLENCCGLREEAILILLSDIASALRYLHENRIIHRDLKPENIVLQQGEQRLIHKIIDLGYAKELDQGSLCTSFVGTLQYLAPELLEQQKYTVTVDYWSFGTLAFECITGFRPFLPNWQPVQWHTKVRQKSELDIVVSEDLSGEVRFSSSLPCPNNLNSVLAARLEKWLQLMLMWHPRQRGTDPVYGPNGCFKALDDILNLKLLHVLNMVTGTVHTYPVTEEDTLQTVKARIESDTGIPEQDQELLQEAGLALFSQKLATKHIADSKVNDAADADLLFLFDNQKVTYEAQVALRPHPESVDCILQDPKKILHFFQLRKVWGQIWHTIRMLKEDCNRLQQGQRAAMMNLLRYNSTLSKMKNSMASLSQQLKAKLDFFKTSIQIDLEKYKEQIEFGITSEKLLFAWKEMEQAVELCGREDDVDQLVKKMMALQTDIVDLQRSPLGRKQGGILEDLEEQARELYRRLREKPRDQRTSGDSQEIVRLLLQAIQTFEKKVRVIYAQLSKTVVCKQKALELFPRVEKVMNLMNEDEETVVRLQEKRQKELWNLLKIACSKVRGPVTGSPESINTSRFSSPGQLLLQVPSGTYNLSESVRKSEELLLESQKLSSQLENVMHDTMKDQEQSFMALDWSWLQLQVEERNSPEQTQM